From the genome of Triticum aestivum cultivar Chinese Spring chromosome 3B, IWGSC CS RefSeq v2.1, whole genome shotgun sequence, one region includes:
- the LOC123064209 gene encoding transcription factor bHLH168, with product MNLAAACTSMEMKAKPVSGGKRTRATGDTAAPMEKKRSERQRRQRMKALCDKLASLIPKQHFPHADTLSQLGSLDVAASYIKKLKERVDDLQHKKVSAQAIATLLGVSGISTPTITATTSSGAGSPEGGKKLEVSPRVVDVRQYDDESMEVRLICSTERPIKIHEVITILEEEGAVIINANHSVAADRIFYTIHSRAFSTRIGIGVSRISERLGALV from the exons ATGAACCTAGCAGCTGCCTGCACCTCG ATGGAGATGAAGGCCAAGCCGGTGAGTGGCGGAAAGAGGACCAGGGCGACTGGCGACACGGCGGCACCGATGGAGAAGAAGAGGTCCGAGAGGCAGAGGAGGCAGCGCATGAAGGCGCTCTGCGACAAGCTCGCGTCCCTCATCCCAAAACAACACTTCCCCCACGCT GATACATTGAGCCAGCTAGGCAGCCTggatgtggcggcatcatacatcaagaagctcaaggaacGGGTCGATGATCTACAACACAAGAAGGTCTCTGCACAAGCCATAGCTACGTTACTGGGAGTTAGTGGCATCTCGACGCCCACTATCACTGCTACCACAAGCAGCGGTGCGGGGTCACCAGAAGGAGGAAAAAAATTGGAGGTATCACCACGGGTAGTGGATGTGCGGCAATACGACGATGAAAGCATGGAGGTAAGGCTGATATGCAGCACAGAGAGGCCTATCAAGATCCATGAGGTGATCACCATTCTTGAGGAAGAAGGGGCTGTCATCATTAACGCTAATCACTCTGTTGCTGCCGACAGAATATTCTACACTATACACTCCCGG GCTTTCAGCACAAGAATTGGTATAGGTGTTTCAAGAATTTCCGAACGACTGGGAGCATTGGTATGA